Within Candidatus Woesearchaeota archaeon, the genomic segment AGCAGATCCGAAAGCGACACTTTTTCTTGAGAAACGAATGAAGGATCAAAACGAACAAAGAGGTCGACATCGTGGCTTCCCCTCAGCGCCGTATTCTTCGCAACGCTCCCGCCAAGGACAACATCAGCAGGCCAACCTTTTCTTTGAATCCCCTCTTGCACCCGCGCAATACCATCCTTGACGGGAGGCTTCCTCACAGGACGAAGCGCCCTTGCTACCTTGCGCAAGTCCACCTCTCCACGCTTCCCTTGGCGTTGTTTACCAGTCAACCACCCACCTCCACGCCAGGCTCCGAAAAGAACAGAACACGAAGGCGGCCGTGAGCAACCACCGACGAGAAAGGAGAGCACCCTGCGCCAAGCACCACGCACGCCCTCGCTGCCCGCTCCTGCTCTGCATTCCCGCAAACCCTTACCATCATGCCGCCGCTGCTTACGCGCGCGTTCTTTAAATACCTTCTTATTACCTGTCTGTCTGTTCGATTGCTTGGCCCCCTTGTATTTCTAGAGCAGCGCTCCTCACGCTCGATTTGGTGCTCAACCCGCCAAAAAACCACCTGCTCGTTACCCCGCCAGCCTTCCTTTCCACGCAACGACCGCTCCCCCCGACAAACAACGACCGAACGCGCGCCAGGTAGCAAGAGCACGCTCAGGAATAAATTTTATAAATGCGAGGCATGGTGAAGAACGTAATGGCACTGAGCAGCGCAGCCGACCCCACCCTCACCTACCTCATGGGCCTCGCCCTCGTTCTCGTGTTCGGCATCCTCATCACCATCCTCGCCAACAAACTACGCATTTCCAACATCCTCCTCCTCATCCTCTTCGGCCTCGCCCTCGGCGCCATCCCGCAAGACAAATACCCCCTCTTCTCCTTCGACGACGCATTCCTCATCTCTCTCGCCGTCCTCACCCTCGTCATGATTGTTTTCGACGGGTCATCCCGCTTCAAACTCGGCGAGATCGACGAACACTCCTGGAGAGGGCTTAAAATCGTCCTTGTCTTTATGGGACTGAACATCCTCATCCTCACCCCCGCAACCCTCTTCGCGTACAGCAAGGACGGCGTTGGTTGGTTCGCGGCTTCCCTCTACGCCCTCATGTTCTCCGTCATCATGGTCGGCACCGACCCCGGCTCAGTATTCATACTCCTCAAAAACACCACGCACCGCGTCATTGACGTCCTCAAAATCGAGGCCATCATGAACACCCCCCTCATGGTGCTCATCCCCTTCCTCCTCATGGACATCCTCAACCAAGTCACGAGCGAAGCGAGAGAAGGAAGCCTTTTCGACATCCTCACCGGCTACATTCCAGGATTCATCAGCCAAATCGTCGTCGGCCTCGGCGTCGGCCTCCTCACCGGGCTCATCATTATCAAGCTCATGAGAAAGTTCTACTCCGAAACCCTCTCCCCCGTCGCGCTCATGGGAGCAGCGCTCCTCACCTACGCCCTTGCCGAATGGCTGGGGGGGAACGGCGTTCTCGCCGTCGCGTTCCTCGGCGTCGCGTTCGGCAACACCTACGTACGAGAAAAAACAAGCCTGCAAGAATTCAGCTCGCACCTCTCCCTCTCGCTCGAAATCCTCGTCTACGTCCTCATCGGCATCGCCATCTTTCCAACACTCCCCTGGACGAACACCTTGTTTTGGATGCGCGCAGCCCTCCTCTTCCTCGTCCTCTTTGTAAGCAGACTCGCCACCATCCTCCTCCTCTTTCGCAAAGAAGACACCTTCGGCCCAAAAGAAAAACTCTTCATGGCACTGAACATGCCAAAAGGCATCGCAGTCGCCGTCGTCGTCTTCAAATTCCTCTCTTCAAACCAACCCGATTACTTCATCGAACTGCTCAACCTTACCGTCGTGTTCATGATGATCTCCCTCCTCATCGCTTCCGTCACGGACCGGTTCGGCAACTACTTCCTCATACCAAACCCTGCAGACTCAACCAACACCGCAACCACCAAGAGCACCTCGCCACAAACCCCCCTCGCTGGGCAGCAGCCCCATAACGACGAATCCTAACCCAAATAGCTCAGCGCTTTCTTGTCCGCTTCCTGCGTTGCCTTGCCTGTTTGTTCGAGAATTGTTTTGAGCTTGTGCTCAAACTGAATGGCCTGTTCAAGTAACGGCTTCGTGTCAAGTCCGAGCTTGAGATAGTTATTCAGCACCTCCACAATCTTAGCAGCCGCCTTCGAGTCAGGAAGCGCAGAATGCGTCTCTGCAAAAAGACAACTCACCTTCTTCACACGAAGCATTAAGCTTGCCGTTACACCAATGATGATACCTTCCTTGAGGGGTTCAGCCCCGCACTTGGCAAACGAAGGGTTGCCATAATAAAAGACGCTTGGCTCCTCTGTCGGAATTAAGGCATTAACGCCTTCAAGAGAAATGATTTCTTTTGCAGAAAGCGACGATGCCATCTTCGCAATGGTTTCCGCAATGCTCCACTCCTCTCCCTTCGTGTTCAAGAGTGTGTGGAGGACAACCAGGTTATACTTCTTGACATAGTGCACACCCATAGGATGCACAAGCTTCCCCTTATGCAAAGCAATCGTAGGTGGAAGCACATCATAAACAAATTCGCCAATTTGTTCCGTGCCAAGATGCTCAAGCAAGAACTCCGTCGCGATAGTGCCGACAAGGCCGAACCCGGGAAACCCCTCAATGATACGAACATTCTTTGGCTTTTTTTTCAACTTGATAGAAATCATTCTTCTCGCCACCTCTTTTTTCTCAAAAACGTTGTTTCTTTTCTAACCCTCCTTCCTCCCAAAAAAAAAGATTGCGTACAACCCTTGATCATACAACCTTTGACCACATCATCGCTTTGCTAAAACAATTCTAAAACAAAGATGTTTTTAAATCTTTGCGTTTTCCCTCTGCAAACAAGAAACGGCGAGAACATGACTCTCTACCTCATCGGCATCGGCCTCGCAAATGAAGAAGACATCTCTGTTCGAGGACTCACGAGCATCAAGACGTGCGAACACGTGTACTTAGAAGGCTACACCTCCATCCTCGAATCAGGAAAGGACCGCCTCGAAGCGCTCTACGCAAAACCCATTACCATCCTCGACCGCGACGATGTGGAAAAAGGTTGCGAACGCATGGTAGAACAAGCAAAAACAAAAAATGTCGCCTTCCTCGCCGTTGGTGACGTCTTCTCTGCAACCACACACATCGCGCTTTATCTCGAAGCAAAAAAAAGAAACGTTCCTGTCACCGTCATTCACGGAGCCTCCATCCTCACCGCCGTCGGCAAAACAGGACTGGAACTCTACAAATTCGGCAAAACAACATCCATACCCTTCCTCCACGAGAACGTCACAACACCGTACACCGTTCTTGTAACAAACAAAAACGCAGGCCTCCACACCCTCTTCCTCCTCGACCTCACCCCGAACAAAAACCGTTTCCTCACCATTCCACAAGCAGCCCGCTACCTCCTCGAACAAGAACGCCAACAAAGAAAAGGCGTCGTTGATGAAACCACAATGGGCGTGGCGTGCTCGCGCCTCGGGTGGAGCGACGAAACCATCACGTACGCAACCTTGCATGCGCTGGCCACTGAGCGCGTCCCGACGGGCAAGCCGCCCTCATGCCTCATCATCCCTGCCGACCTGCACTTCATAGAAGAGGAAGCACTCGCACACTACTCGCGATAAGGGAAACTGGCCGCGAGCTCAACAAGGAAAACGCGCTCGCCAACCGACGCGCCTTTGCTGACCAATTGGCCGCGCTCGCAAACGGTGTTCAACGAGGGCCGCACGGCGACAACACCCGAGCCCCGCTGCGCGCGTCTTTATTTTCCAAACGCCCGCAAAATTTCAAGCGGAACGGCAAACACAACCGTGTTGGACTGGTCTGAACTCAAATCGTTGAGGGTGTTAAGCGTTCTCAAATGCAACGCCCCGGGCGATGCGCTCAGCATCTTCGCCGCTTTGGAAAGATTCTGTGCAGCAACAACCTCCCCCTCTGCTTTGATGATGACAGCCCGCTTCTCACGCTCCGCTTCTGCCTGCTTGCTCATCACCCGCTTCATATCCCTCGGCAGAAGGACGTCTTTCAAATCAACGTTATCAACTTGGATGCCCCACGGATCCGACGCCTTATCGACAATGTTGCGGATGCTCTCACTCAGCTTCTCCCGTTGAGAGAGGAGCTCGTCAAGCTCCACCTCGCCAATGATGTTTCGCATCGTCGTTTGGGCAAGCTGCTGCATTGCATAGCGAAAGTTCTCAACACTAATGATGGCTTTTTTTGCATCAACCACTTTGTAGTACACGACCGCGTTGACGTTGACAGAGATGTTGTCCTTCGTAATACAGTCTTGATCAGGAACGTCCACCGCCTTCACCCGCATATCCACCCGCTGATACGACTGAATAATAGGAAAAACAATGCGCAGCCCGGGATTCATTACGTTCCAGAATTTTCCAAACGTGAACTTAACGCCGCGCTCGTATTCATTAATCACGCGCAAACCAAGAACGAAATACCCTGCAACAAGAACCCCAACGTACACCCACCAAGCCATAACGACCACCTCCTCCTTCAAGCCTTTCTTGACCTTTTTTCAAGCACAAAGTTCAAGCACGAAGCAAGCGCACAACGTATACGCCTTCACACCCCCCTCTTGCTTTCCTTGCCTTTCCTCCTTCCCACAAAAAAGTTTATAAAGATTGTGTTTTTCGTTAGTTTTACGCTTCAGTATTCCTCTCATTTTTCATATGCTCTGCGCCAAGATTGGCTGGCACCGAGAAGGTAAGCAGGGGGGAAGGACTTCCCAAAAAAAAAACGGGGTGAATAACAAATGGTTAGCACAGGAATGTGGATTCTCATTGGCATTGCGGTCGTCGTCGTTCTCTGGGCCATCGTCAAGTTCAACAGGCTCATCGCGCTTCGCAACCGCATCAACAACGCCTGGTCTCAAATAGACGTCCAGCTCAAGCGAAGGTTCGACCTCATCCCAAACCTCGTCGAAACGGTCAAGGGATACGCCAAACACGAAAAGCAAGTGCTTGAGAACGTTACGAAAGCAAGAGCCGCGCTTCAAACCGCCCAGACCGTTGCCGACAAGGCAAAGGCGGACAACATGATCACCGGCGCGCTCAAGTCCCTCTTTGCCGTCTCGGAAAACTACCCTGACTTGAAAGCCAACCAGAACTTCCTCCAGCTCCAAGAAGAACTCTCAGGAACAGAAACAAAAATTGCTGCTGCGAGGCAGTTCTACAACGACACCGTCCTGCAATACCACA encodes:
- a CDS encoding proteasome assembly chaperone family protein, giving the protein MISIKLKKKPKNVRIIEGFPGFGLVGTIATEFLLEHLGTEQIGEFVYDVLPPTIALHKGKLVHPMGVHYVKKYNLVVLHTLLNTKGEEWSIAETIAKMASSLSAKEIISLEGVNALIPTEEPSVFYYGNPSFAKCGAEPLKEGIIIGVTASLMLRVKKVSCLFAETHSALPDSKAAAKIVEVLNNYLKLGLDTKPLLEQAIQFEHKLKTILEQTGKATQEADKKALSYLG
- the dph5 gene encoding diphthine synthase — protein: MTLYLIGIGLANEEDISVRGLTSIKTCEHVYLEGYTSILESGKDRLEALYAKPITILDRDDVEKGCERMVEQAKTKNVAFLAVGDVFSATTHIALYLEAKKRNVPVTVIHGASILTAVGKTGLELYKFGKTTSIPFLHENVTTPYTVLVTNKNAGLHTLFLLDLTPNKNRFLTIPQAARYLLEQERQQRKGVVDETTMGVACSRLGWSDETITYATLHALATERVPTGKPPSCLIIPADLHFIEEEALAHYSR
- a CDS encoding slipin family protein, with product MAWWVYVGVLVAGYFVLGLRVINEYERGVKFTFGKFWNVMNPGLRIVFPIIQSYQRVDMRVKAVDVPDQDCITKDNISVNVNAVVYYKVVDAKKAIISVENFRYAMQQLAQTTMRNIIGEVELDELLSQREKLSESIRNIVDKASDPWGIQVDNVDLKDVLLPRDMKRVMSKQAEAEREKRAVIIKAEGEVVAAQNLSKAAKMLSASPGALHLRTLNTLNDLSSDQSNTVVFAVPLEILRAFGK
- a CDS encoding LemA family protein codes for the protein MVSTGMWILIGIAVVVVLWAIVKFNRLIALRNRINNAWSQIDVQLKRRFDLIPNLVETVKGYAKHEKQVLENVTKARAALQTAQTVADKAKADNMITGALKSLFAVSENYPDLKANQNFLQLQEELSGTETKIAAARQFYNDTVLQYHNAIQSFPTNIIAKLFGFKEREFFKAPEEERKAVKVSF